In bacterium, one genomic interval encodes:
- a CDS encoding chemotaxis protein CheW, which produces MKNDSLIHGDKNAAGNGDELQLVSFNIGSEEFGVEILKVQEINRMVEITRVPQAPHYVEGVINLRGKVIPIIDLRKRFSLEVKEYDKNTRIVVVDINGNIMGMIVDAVSEVLRLSSSTIEPPPEIVTGVNAEYIKGVAKLEDRLLIFLDLSKVVDAAELAALNN; this is translated from the coding sequence ATGAAAAACGACTCGTTGATCCATGGTGATAAAAACGCCGCTGGAAACGGTGATGAACTCCAGTTGGTGTCGTTTAATATCGGTTCCGAAGAATTCGGTGTCGAGATCCTGAAAGTCCAGGAGATCAACCGAATGGTGGAGATCACTCGCGTCCCGCAGGCGCCACATTATGTCGAGGGTGTCATCAATCTTCGCGGCAAGGTCATTCCGATCATCGACCTCCGTAAGCGTTTCTCTCTCGAAGTCAAAGAATACGACAAGAACACTCGTATCGTCGTCGTTGATATCAACGGCAACATCATGGGCATGATCGTGGATGCCGTCTCTGAAGTGCTTCGACTGTCCTCTAGCACAATCGAACCGCCTCCCGAGATCGTTACCGGCGTCAATGCCGAGTACATCAAAGGCGTGGCGAAGCTCGAAGATCGCCTGCTCATCTTCCTCGACCTCTCCAAAGTTGTCGATGCCGCCGAATTGGCCGCCCTCAACAACTAA
- a CDS encoding aminopeptidase translates to MKDKRNEVLARQLIDYSLGLKKGEVLYLEIKGKETLELGKQIIRIATEKGAIPFWYYNDESLIRQWVKSATDDQYKIQSELHLKLMERADAYIGLRGSDNPFDLADVPSERMDKYNTLFYKPVHLEERVKRTRWVVLRYPNNAMAQLAQTSQETFEDFYFDVCCADYAKMSKAQDKLFALVNATDQVRIVAPGTDLRFSIKGIPPIKCDGHRNIPDGEVYTAPVRDSVNGTIRYNTPSLYQGVVYNDITFTFENGKIVKATADANVDKLNKILDTDAGSRYVGEFAIGVNPFILHPMKDTLFDEKIAGSIHFTPGQCYDEAYNGNQSAIHWDLVLIQRADYGGGELWFDNKLVRKDGVFVDAEMEKMFSKEALRPVGLD, encoded by the coding sequence ATGAAAGATAAACGGAATGAAGTTCTCGCGCGGCAGTTGATCGACTACTCGCTCGGGTTGAAAAAAGGTGAAGTTCTCTATCTCGAGATCAAGGGAAAAGAGACCCTGGAGCTGGGGAAGCAGATCATCCGGATTGCGACTGAAAAAGGAGCGATCCCGTTCTGGTATTACAACGATGAGTCATTGATCCGGCAATGGGTCAAGTCTGCGACAGATGACCAATACAAGATCCAGTCGGAGCTGCATTTGAAGTTGATGGAGCGAGCGGATGCCTATATCGGGCTGCGCGGCTCAGATAACCCATTCGATCTGGCCGATGTTCCGTCGGAGAGAATGGACAAATATAACACGCTGTTTTATAAGCCGGTCCACCTTGAGGAACGAGTCAAGCGGACCCGCTGGGTGGTGCTCCGTTATCCGAACAATGCAATGGCACAACTTGCGCAGACTTCGCAGGAGACATTCGAGGATTTCTATTTTGATGTCTGTTGTGCGGATTATGCCAAGATGTCCAAGGCCCAGGATAAGCTGTTCGCTTTGGTGAACGCGACTGATCAAGTACGGATAGTTGCACCCGGTACGGATCTTCGGTTTTCAATCAAGGGGATCCCGCCGATCAAATGCGACGGGCACCGGAATATCCCGGATGGCGAAGTTTATACCGCGCCGGTGCGTGATTCGGTGAACGGAACGATTCGATACAACACTCCCTCGCTGTATCAGGGAGTGGTCTACAACGACATCACGTTCACTTTTGAGAACGGGAAGATCGTGAAGGCAACTGCGGACGCCAATGTCGACAAGTTGAACAAGATATTGGATACCGATGCCGGTTCACGGTATGTCGGCGAGTTTGCGATCGGCGTCAATCCCTTTATCCTCCATCCGATGAAGGATACGCTGTTTGACGAGAAGATCGCAGGGTCAATCCATTTCACGCCTGGCCAGTGCTACGACGAAGCCTATAATGGCAACCAGTCGGCGATCCACTGGGATCTAGTCCTAATCCAGCGCGCCGATTACGGTGGCGGAGAGCTCTGGTTCGATAACAAGCTAGTCCGCAAGGACGGCGTGTTTGTCGACGCCGAGATGGAGAAAATGTTCTCCAAAGAGGCGCTTCGACCAGTCGGTCTGGACTGA
- the phoU gene encoding phosphate signaling complex protein PhoU produces MAQHLVREITRVKQQILTLGGEVEESLRHAVTSLINRDTALAKQVLKSDAEIDQHEVDIEEDCLKILALHQPVAIDLRFLIAVLKINNDLERIGDLAVNIAERSMSLSLQPPITPPFDLAAMADRVQGMVRKSLDALVQLDTQAARQVLAEDDVVDDIHRQMYDRVKAAIRQNIERTDELIQLLAVSRYLERVADHATNVAEDVIYLVEGQIARHRPENQVGQ; encoded by the coding sequence ATGGCGCAGCATCTGGTCCGGGAGATCACCCGCGTAAAACAGCAGATTTTGACCTTGGGTGGTGAGGTCGAGGAGTCCCTGCGCCATGCCGTAACCTCGCTGATCAATCGCGACACGGCATTGGCGAAGCAAGTCCTCAAAAGTGACGCAGAGATCGATCAGCACGAAGTGGATATCGAAGAGGACTGCCTCAAGATCCTGGCGCTTCACCAGCCGGTAGCAATAGACCTTCGATTTCTAATAGCCGTACTGAAGATAAATAATGATCTGGAGCGGATCGGCGATCTGGCAGTGAATATCGCAGAACGTTCGATGTCCCTCAGCCTGCAGCCTCCGATCACCCCTCCATTCGATCTGGCGGCTATGGCTGACCGGGTTCAGGGAATGGTTCGCAAGAGCCTCGATGCACTGGTGCAACTGGACACGCAAGCCGCTCGGCAGGTGCTAGCCGAAGATGATGTGGTAGACGATATTCACCGGCAGATGTATGACCGGGTCAAAGCGGCGATCCGCCAGAACATTGAACGCACGGATGAATTGATTCAGCTTTTGGCCGTGTCGCGATATTTGGAGCGAGTGGCGGATCATGCGACAAATGTCGCCGAAGACGTGATCTATTTGGTGGAAGGACAGATTGCGCGGCATCGGCCGGAAAATCAAGTAGGACAGTAG
- a CDS encoding inorganic phosphate transporter, translating into MSSLEIVIIVTVGMALIFDIINGFHDAANSIATVVSTRVLSPRIAVLWAAFFNFIAMFVFAPRVADTIAKIVKIDGTDTVYVWVVLAGLLGAIIWDLITWWLGLPTSSSHALIGGVAGAGLAYQGWGVLRIDNIMKTVKFIPLAPLIGLAIGFGVMIAVFWIFRRFRPTEVDRIFRKGQLLSAALYSLGHGGNDAQKTMGIIMALLIAGGVMRPDTELSLFHWNTAWIILSCHAAMAIGTAFGGWRIVKTMGMKITKLKPVGGFCAESAGAVTLFMATHFGIPVSTTHTITGAIIGVGATRKLTGIKWGVAGRIVWAWVLTIPAAALISAGCFYVIRLML; encoded by the coding sequence ATGTCCTCGCTTGAGATAGTCATTATCGTAACAGTCGGCATGGCGTTGATCTTTGATATCATCAACGGCTTCCATGACGCTGCCAATTCCATTGCCACCGTTGTCTCAACTCGAGTTCTCAGCCCGCGTATTGCCGTCTTGTGGGCCGCTTTTTTCAATTTCATCGCCATGTTCGTATTTGCGCCTCGAGTAGCGGATACCATCGCAAAGATCGTCAAGATCGATGGTACCGACACAGTGTACGTATGGGTCGTCCTTGCCGGACTGCTGGGCGCGATCATCTGGGATCTTATCACCTGGTGGTTGGGCTTACCGACCAGCTCGTCGCATGCGCTAATTGGCGGTGTCGCCGGCGCTGGTCTGGCATATCAGGGGTGGGGAGTGCTGCGAATCGACAACATCATGAAAACCGTCAAGTTCATCCCGCTTGCGCCACTCATCGGACTGGCCATTGGATTTGGCGTGATGATCGCAGTTTTCTGGATTTTCCGCCGCTTTCGACCGACCGAGGTTGACCGCATCTTCCGCAAAGGTCAGTTACTGTCCGCAGCCCTTTATTCACTGGGGCATGGGGGAAATGATGCGCAGAAGACCATGGGGATCATCATGGCACTACTCATTGCGGGCGGAGTCATGCGTCCGGATACCGAGCTCTCACTCTTTCACTGGAATACTGCCTGGATAATACTCTCGTGTCATGCGGCTATGGCCATTGGAACCGCCTTCGGCGGCTGGCGAATCGTAAAAACGATGGGGATGAAGATCACAAAATTGAAGCCGGTCGGGGGATTCTGTGCTGAATCCGCCGGCGCTGTCACACTTTTCATGGCAACGCATTTCGGTATTCCGGTCTCAACTACTCATACCATAACCGGTGCCATTATTGGCGTCGGGGCGACTCGAAAACTGACGGGGATAAAATGGGGCGTTGCGGGGAGGATTGTATGGGCCTGGGTCCTGACGATTCCGGCGGCTGCGCTGATCTCCGCAGGGTGCTTCTACGTGATCAGGCTGATGCTCTAA
- a CDS encoding DUF47 domain-containing protein yields MSPRAMMFKRLLPQETSFFDFFEKHTKISIEACKELDAIAGQPDQLQVRAQRIKELEHAADDITHECIEALHRTFITPIDRADIHRLMKRLDDIIDCVDSTTSRMVLYEMNETKPEMKQFTEVLIKATTEIDGAILHFRHLNRDSEAINRHCLLIYDAENQGDQILRSALQRLFKDEKDPIRVIKWKEIFERLERATDRCEEVANIVQGVVIEAS; encoded by the coding sequence ATGTCACCGCGAGCCATGATGTTCAAACGACTACTCCCCCAGGAAACCAGCTTTTTCGATTTCTTCGAGAAACATACCAAGATCTCTATCGAGGCCTGCAAAGAACTCGATGCCATCGCCGGTCAGCCCGACCAATTGCAGGTCAGGGCACAGCGGATTAAAGAGCTCGAGCATGCTGCTGACGATATCACACACGAGTGTATCGAAGCGCTCCATCGCACTTTCATCACGCCGATCGATCGCGCGGATATCCACCGCTTGATGAAACGGCTTGATGATATCATTGATTGCGTCGATTCCACCACGTCCCGCATGGTCCTCTACGAAATGAACGAAACGAAGCCCGAGATGAAGCAGTTCACCGAGGTGCTAATCAAGGCGACTACGGAGATCGATGGTGCGATACTGCATTTCCGCCATCTGAATCGTGATTCCGAGGCCATTAATAGACACTGTCTGCTCATATACGATGCCGAGAATCAAGGAGATCAGATACTGCGTTCCGCTCTGCAACGGCTCTTCAAGGATGAAAAAGATCCGATCCGCGTTATTAAGTGGAAAGAGATATTTGAACGGCTGGAGCGCGCGACCGATCGTTGCGAAGAAGTTGCCAATATCGTCCAGGGTGTGGTTATTGAGGCCTCCTGA
- a CDS encoding cytochrome c3 family protein — MKRYFPLLLLAALLLLWQPGIAQDDNATCLTCHAEEGMTGLDRHGQELPMTVLQASVDSSVHAGMNCVDCHTDLAGTTDYPHKETADWVDCGTCHSDVQPIYNESAHGTASKDNPNAPTCASCHSSHNILRVSDANSTTSAKNLPNTCSACHSKLALKLDPDIRIADSHDRYMRGIHAQGIAKGVGSAASCNDCHGMHDLKKASDSKSLVNKMNIPSTCAKCHNDIYIQYSRGIHGKALAAGILDAPNCTDCHGEHEILEIDDPNSPVNAANIADFVCAKCHNDPRINEKFGLADAKFTSYQDSYHGLAVKGGSIKAATCASCHRAHDILPKSNVASSIHPDNLTGTCQKCHPKANASFASSYSHNTAETEFHDLNSIVAEIYIIAIILIIGGMLAHNMIIVGRFVIDKHRANKGQATVERFTKGMVYQHLVLTIAFITLVITGFALRYPNEWWARGLGSLGIQEDTRSVIHRIAAVFLCYISLHHAIFLLFTRRGKKELYAFWPNKQDILNVKQNIMYYLGMVKERPKFDQYDYTEKAEYWALVWGTFIMALTGFILWFPTFFTGFMPAWTVKIAETVHLYEAWLATLAIAVFHFFFVIFHPDQYPMSLTWITGKMTVESCEHHHPAWYERMKAEGKTEDTKGADGGKETGVKH; from the coding sequence ATGAAACGCTATTTCCCGCTACTGCTCCTGGCGGCTCTGCTCCTTCTGTGGCAGCCGGGCATCGCTCAGGATGATAACGCGACCTGCCTAACCTGTCATGCCGAAGAGGGGATGACAGGACTCGACCGCCACGGTCAGGAACTTCCCATGACCGTGCTGCAGGCTTCAGTTGACTCTTCCGTCCACGCCGGAATGAATTGTGTCGATTGCCACACCGATCTGGCTGGCACTACTGATTACCCGCATAAAGAGACTGCCGACTGGGTCGACTGCGGGACATGCCATTCCGATGTTCAGCCGATCTACAACGAATCCGCGCATGGAACGGCATCCAAAGATAACCCGAATGCGCCGACCTGTGCATCATGTCACAGTTCTCACAATATTCTGCGGGTATCCGATGCCAACTCCACGACCTCAGCCAAGAATCTTCCGAATACCTGTTCGGCCTGCCACTCCAAGCTGGCCCTGAAACTGGATCCGGATATTCGCATCGCTGATTCGCATGATCGGTATATGCGTGGCATCCATGCTCAGGGGATCGCCAAAGGAGTCGGTTCAGCCGCCTCCTGCAACGATTGTCACGGCATGCACGACCTGAAAAAGGCCTCCGATTCCAAATCGCTGGTCAACAAGATGAACATCCCATCGACCTGCGCCAAATGTCATAATGATATCTACATTCAATATAGTCGCGGCATTCATGGCAAGGCGCTGGCAGCGGGCATTCTCGACGCTCCCAACTGCACAGACTGCCATGGTGAGCATGAGATCCTTGAGATCGATGATCCTAATTCACCGGTCAATGCGGCCAATATCGCTGACTTTGTCTGCGCCAAATGTCACAACGATCCGCGCATCAATGAGAAGTTTGGTTTAGCTGATGCCAAATTCACTTCGTATCAGGATTCGTACCATGGCCTGGCAGTCAAAGGCGGATCGATCAAAGCGGCGACCTGTGCGTCATGCCACCGGGCGCATGACATTCTTCCGAAAAGCAATGTTGCATCGTCAATTCATCCGGACAACTTGACCGGCACCTGCCAGAAGTGCCATCCCAAGGCAAACGCATCGTTTGCATCCAGCTACTCGCACAATACGGCCGAGACCGAATTTCACGATCTCAACTCAATCGTCGCTGAGATCTATATCATTGCGATCATCCTGATCATCGGCGGCATGCTGGCGCACAACATGATCATCGTTGGACGTTTCGTCATAGACAAGCACCGCGCCAACAAGGGCCAGGCAACCGTAGAGCGATTCACCAAGGGGATGGTCTACCAGCACTTGGTGCTGACGATTGCCTTCATAACGCTGGTCATAACCGGCTTTGCCCTCCGTTACCCGAATGAGTGGTGGGCGAGAGGTCTTGGTTCGCTCGGTATACAAGAAGATACTCGCTCGGTCATCCACCGGATAGCGGCCGTGTTCCTCTGCTATATTTCGCTCCATCATGCCATTTTCCTGCTATTCACGAGACGTGGCAAAAAAGAGCTGTACGCTTTCTGGCCGAACAAACAGGATATCCTGAATGTGAAGCAGAACATCATGTATTACCTCGGCATGGTCAAGGAGCGCCCGAAATTCGATCAGTACGACTACACTGAGAAGGCAGAATACTGGGCCCTGGTGTGGGGTACCTTCATCATGGCGTTGACCGGTTTCATCCTCTGGTTCCCAACTTTCTTCACCGGATTTATGCCCGCCTGGACGGTCAAGATCGCTGAGACTGTCCACCTCTATGAGGCGTGGCTGGCGACTCTCGCTATTGCCGTCTTTCACTTCTTCTTTGTGATCTTCCACCCGGATCAATATCCGATGTCACTCACCTGGATCACCGGCAAGATGACGGTCGAGTCCTGCGAACATCACCACCCCGCATGGTATGAACGGATGAAAGCGGAAGGGAAGACCGAGGATACGAAAGGTGCTGATGGAGGAAAAGAGACGGGAGTAAAGCACTGA
- the ccsA gene encoding cytochrome c biogenesis protein CcsA → MTAQIPGQLAILFALACNVVAGLAFFMVARGQRSYERLASLGYHLFAIFTGVAVVWLYYLFFSHNYAFKYVYEYCDRSQPLEYIISGFWGGQEGTYLLWLFMNALFGYIIITRGGQYKYWAMTIFSVINLFFLFILVKLSPFALLPVAQPDGLGLNPLLRDPWMVIHPPIVFVGYAMSAVPFVIAMAALIINDYSGWLKRAFPWVAITALALAGGNILGGFWAYKTLGWGGFWAWDPVENSSFIPWVISLALLHGMIIERRSGALRKTNLLLASFVFLLVVYGTFLTRSGVLADFSVHSFTDLGINNLLIAFMVVSVLITLVIFLPRMRKVPSTPLNYSYFGREFSTFTGMAMLVLFGLVVLFWTSLPLLTNLVGAEPRAANPETYNGFALPLATIMAFLLTIAPFVQFSEFKLQNWSRKLLLVAGAAAVIGFGLFVAVLKADLLFAVIFTIVVTGVGLYLFKKELLKSLIPSLAVFAVTLGVSIALGVTDYLYLLFFATALMAATSNAIHLASFVPDRWKLMGGQLTHFGFGLMLVGILASAAFTSNQKIVIPKGESRDAYERSITYNGMENEITHPNNELKLLIAHNGDTKEARPQLYFSERMQGTMRRPYVDRTLTADYYMAPETIEEGNDQEALVIGKGESRRVGDMVITFKGYSMGQHGAETTGGMMVAAELEIAHDGTTSTASPAVEHSQDAAGETIRTQRPDSILFHGSTYPIHLDRIMADQGAVAIAIPGLIERSPEQLVLDVSKKPLINFVWIGAILIMLGSLITFLRRRDEMYSRQVAEQAQTETAVQPTRS, encoded by the coding sequence ATGACAGCTCAGATCCCCGGACAACTCGCGATTCTTTTTGCGCTGGCCTGCAATGTTGTAGCAGGCCTTGCTTTTTTTATGGTCGCCCGCGGTCAGCGTTCTTATGAACGCCTCGCCTCGCTCGGCTATCACCTCTTCGCCATATTTACCGGCGTAGCTGTAGTTTGGCTCTACTATCTTTTCTTTTCGCATAATTACGCGTTCAAATATGTCTACGAGTATTGCGATCGCTCACAGCCGCTCGAATATATCATTTCGGGCTTCTGGGGCGGACAGGAAGGTACCTACCTTCTCTGGCTATTCATGAACGCGCTTTTCGGTTATATCATCATCACTCGGGGCGGTCAATACAAGTACTGGGCGATGACCATCTTTTCGGTGATCAATCTCTTCTTCCTGTTTATTCTGGTAAAGCTTTCGCCATTTGCGCTTCTGCCGGTTGCGCAGCCCGATGGTCTGGGCCTCAATCCGCTGTTGCGCGACCCCTGGATGGTGATTCACCCGCCGATCGTTTTTGTCGGCTACGCTATGTCGGCGGTTCCGTTTGTAATTGCAATGGCCGCGCTGATCATCAATGACTACTCAGGATGGCTCAAGCGAGCGTTTCCCTGGGTCGCTATTACCGCTCTTGCATTGGCTGGCGGCAATATCCTTGGCGGCTTCTGGGCCTACAAAACACTTGGATGGGGCGGCTTTTGGGCATGGGATCCAGTGGAGAATTCTTCGTTCATCCCTTGGGTTATCTCGCTGGCATTGTTGCACGGGATGATCATTGAGCGTCGCTCCGGTGCGCTCCGCAAGACCAACCTGTTACTGGCTTCGTTCGTCTTTCTGCTGGTCGTATATGGGACATTCCTGACCCGCTCCGGCGTTCTGGCAGATTTCTCCGTGCATAGTTTCACCGATCTGGGAATCAACAACCTCCTCATCGCCTTTATGGTCGTGTCGGTTCTGATCACGCTTGTTATCTTTTTGCCACGTATGCGCAAGGTTCCGTCCACACCACTAAATTACAGCTACTTTGGCCGCGAATTCTCGACCTTCACCGGTATGGCAATGCTGGTTCTGTTCGGCCTGGTTGTCCTTTTCTGGACCTCTTTGCCGCTCCTGACAAATCTTGTCGGCGCTGAACCTCGTGCGGCCAATCCGGAAACTTACAATGGATTCGCCCTTCCGCTGGCAACCATCATGGCCTTCCTGCTGACCATTGCTCCTTTTGTTCAATTCAGCGAATTCAAATTGCAGAACTGGAGCCGCAAGCTACTGCTGGTCGCTGGCGCGGCCGCAGTGATCGGGTTTGGGTTGTTCGTGGCCGTGCTGAAAGCCGACCTGCTGTTTGCGGTCATTTTCACCATCGTGGTAACGGGCGTTGGTCTGTATCTCTTCAAGAAAGAGTTGCTCAAGTCACTGATACCTTCACTGGCGGTTTTCGCGGTGACCTTGGGAGTATCAATTGCCCTCGGAGTGACTGATTATCTCTATCTGCTCTTTTTCGCCACAGCTCTGATGGCTGCTACCTCCAACGCGATTCACCTCGCGAGCTTTGTTCCTGATCGCTGGAAACTGATGGGTGGCCAACTCACCCACTTTGGATTTGGTTTGATGCTGGTCGGAATTCTCGCTTCAGCCGCCTTTACCAGCAATCAAAAGATAGTGATCCCGAAAGGGGAGAGCCGTGACGCATATGAGCGCTCAATTACCTACAATGGCATGGAAAACGAGATCACCCATCCCAACAATGAGTTGAAACTCCTGATCGCCCATAACGGTGATACCAAGGAAGCCCGTCCTCAGCTCTACTTCTCCGAACGGATGCAAGGAACCATGCGTCGCCCGTATGTCGATCGCACGCTTACCGCCGACTATTATATGGCGCCTGAGACGATCGAGGAAGGGAATGACCAGGAAGCGCTAGTGATCGGCAAGGGAGAGTCTAGGCGCGTGGGTGACATGGTCATCACATTTAAGGGATATTCCATGGGTCAGCATGGTGCTGAGACCACCGGCGGAATGATGGTTGCCGCGGAGCTCGAGATCGCGCACGATGGCACCACCTCCACGGCTTCGCCCGCTGTTGAACATTCTCAAGACGCTGCTGGCGAAACTATTCGAACTCAGCGCCCCGATTCGATCCTCTTTCACGGCTCGACTTACCCGATTCACCTGGATCGGATCATGGCAGATCAAGGGGCCGTGGCCATTGCCATACCTGGTCTGATTGAGAGAAGTCCCGAACAACTGGTACTCGATGTCTCCAAAAAGCCGCTGATCAACTTCGTCTGGATTGGCGCAATACTCATCATGCTTGGTTCGTTGATCACGTTCCTGCGCCGCCGCGACGAAATGTACAGCCGGCAGGTAGCAGAACAGGCTCAAACCGAAACAGCGGTACAACCAACTCGATCCTGA
- a CDS encoding cytochrome c maturation protein CcmE, giving the protein MKAKYIIGAVVIVVFLAWGASAFLRTTIQYVPLTEAAHSTRTVQVMGKIDFSKVNYNTGENRLEFAVYDATAVDTLAAERMPVYYYGVVPGNFEQATSVVLKGKPNEGVFVADQMLVKCPSKYQGEGGTEYQDMRKHDDAVGSTGA; this is encoded by the coding sequence ATGAAGGCAAAGTACATTATTGGCGCTGTGGTCATAGTGGTGTTTCTCGCCTGGGGTGCGTCTGCCTTCCTGAGAACCACTATCCAGTATGTGCCGTTGACCGAGGCCGCGCACAGTACCCGCACCGTGCAGGTGATGGGGAAGATCGACTTCTCCAAGGTCAACTACAATACCGGAGAAAACCGTCTGGAATTCGCCGTCTACGACGCGACTGCCGTAGACACGCTCGCCGCAGAGCGGATGCCCGTTTACTACTACGGTGTTGTCCCGGGCAATTTTGAGCAGGCCACCTCCGTTGTTCTCAAAGGCAAGCCGAACGAAGGCGTCTTTGTAGCCGATCAGATGCTGGTCAAGTGCCCGTCCAAGTATCAGGGCGAAGGTGGCACTGAGTACCAGGATATGCGCAAACACGACGATGCCGTCGGCTCGACTGGTGCGTGA
- a CDS encoding CcmD family protein, giving the protein MDGNYVALGVTLAVWIGLFMFIFRLDKRVKKLEENKR; this is encoded by the coding sequence ATGGATGGCAACTACGTGGCGTTGGGCGTGACTCTGGCAGTCTGGATTGGACTGTTTATGTTCATCTTCCGCCTCGATAAGCGAGTCAAAAAACTCGAGGAGAATAAACGATGA
- the ccsA gene encoding cytochrome c biogenesis protein CcsA produces MFAEVGTLCEKKTKLNEFCCILAIQVYFIAKPVRIRQGESGSMWWKWLLFLGMSVMIVFSFITPAPQQIIGESSRIFYYHIPQAWICVIAFAVAMAYSIKYLRTKNLADDDKASSAAALGLVFCILATLSGSIFAKVTWGSFWNWDPRETSIFILLLIYGAYFALRGAVEVEEKKASLSAVYAIFAFVTVPFLIFVVPRVTPSLHPADSVVDENMKFTMGPAVRTIFFGSLALFTLLFVWMLGLANRVQRLLRERQERD; encoded by the coding sequence ATGTTCGCTGAGGTTGGTACTCTTTGTGAAAAAAAGACCAAACTTAACGAATTTTGTTGCATTTTGGCGATTCAAGTCTATTTTATCGCCAAGCCAGTGCGTATAAGGCAAGGAGAATCAGGCTCAATGTGGTGGAAATGGTTGCTGTTTTTGGGGATGTCGGTGATGATCGTCTTTAGTTTTATCACCCCCGCTCCTCAGCAGATCATCGGCGAATCCAGCCGGATCTTCTACTACCATATTCCTCAAGCCTGGATATGCGTGATCGCGTTTGCAGTCGCCATGGCTTACTCGATCAAATATCTCCGGACGAAGAACTTGGCTGACGATGACAAGGCCTCTTCAGCGGCCGCACTCGGATTAGTGTTTTGCATTCTCGCCACGCTGTCCGGTTCGATCTTTGCCAAAGTGACCTGGGGATCATTCTGGAATTGGGATCCGCGGGAAACGTCGATCTTCATCCTGCTGCTCATTTACGGCGCTTACTTTGCGTTGCGTGGAGCGGTTGAGGTGGAGGAGAAGAAGGCTAGTTTGTCGGCGGTCTACGCGATCTTCGCCTTTGTCACTGTACCGTTCTTGATCTTTGTAGTACCGCGAGTTACGCCATCGCTACATCCGGCGGACTCCGTGGTCGATGAAAATATGAAGTTTACTATGGGTCCCGCGGTCCGGACGATCTTTTTCGGTTCGCTGGCCCTGTTCACTCTGTTGTTTGTCTGGATGCTCGGTCTGGCGAATCGCGTCCAGCGACTGCTCCGCGAACGACAGGAAAGGGATTGA